GCGGATCTATGGCCCAAAAGGAATTAGGGGAACCTCTCCTTCTTTTGGTAAGAAAAGCAATTATGTCAATTTAGaagacagtatttttaaaagtaggtatttaaaatttattcacttttaggggacttaacattttattatttatcttatttttaagagccaaatatttccaaattgctttaaaaaaattcagctaTACATTTAGAACTTGATAGTACCCCTCAAAATTTTTAGGTTGTGTTTTCTCCTCCCAGCATCACAAAATAGCCACTTATTTCAAGTACTTCTGATATTGAATATAAGGCTTGATATGAAGAAGTATAGCCTATTATGATTGCTAATAATGCTAAAATGTTGCTCAGTTTGTCTAAACCATTCACTCAGCTAATACtaatgtagaaaatatattttaaagtctaaTTACTAATACATAGCCAAAGAAAACCCATAAACTTGATAATCCATAAGGAAACAAtagtaaaaaaatgttttggggcAGTCTGCAAAACAGCAATTTTGTTTAGGAAAAGTGGACTTTGTTATGCTTTTCTGCATGGCCAAATTATACCAGAAGATAATTCCATAGAGATGCAGCAATCACCTTTTTTAAAGATGtcattaaatgaagatattcttgTTTTCTGTGgtagtctttattattattttttagctaTTGATACATAGCATGGCAGCAAGATTACATcagtaatgtaatataatacagCTTTTTTCATTGAAGCTTTGTACCTTACTATACTCTAGGCTATTTGGAGTGTTCCCCCACTTGCACTAAAGTACAACTATGATGTCTCTACTGCCTCTCccagtgaaatataaaaatattgcacTACATTACAGATATAGTTTACAAATGTCATTAGCAGCATTACTGAGCTTTCTATAATTGTGGTCTACAGagttaaatacttttaaaacatgAGTAGATTCTTATAAAACCAAAGTTTTGCATTATTTCAACAGCTCTTTCAAATGCATCAGTTTCAGCAACATGCTTGGGTATCAGGAAAACTTCCATGGTTTAATCAATAAACACCAGCTACTTACAAGTAGTCCACCTTCCAGGTTATCAATGGtaagttattttttataaagtggTTACACACTGAGCAGATTGCCTCAAGTGTAAGTTATGGAACAATACTTTAGCTTTCAGGGAATTTGGTGTGTAAATTCTTCTATAGcagtgttcttttaaaataagatcacgtggccgggcgcggtggctcatgcctgtaatcccagcactttgggaggccgaggcaggtggatcacgaggtcaggagatcgagaccatcctggctaacatggtgaaaccccgtctctactaaaaatacaaaaaattagccgcgcctgtagtcccagctactcgggaggctgaggcaggagaatggcgtgaacctaggaggcggagcttgcagtgagccgagatcacgccactgcactccagcctcggagacagcgagactccatctcaaaaaaaaaaaaaaaaaaaaaaaaaacatcacgCTTAAATAAGTAATGAAGTATACTGAGATGTTTTTGTTATAAACTTGGCTAAGAAAGGTATTTAGTACCTGAAATTTTCACTTACTAAAGTAACAAAAGGCATGAGACTTGGCTATTGATTTTTAAAGTGGAATAACTTTTCTTCCCTCAAAAATGTCTTTCTTACTCATATAAATAATGCCTTTTACTTGTATATCTTTTTACTGTTCAAAGCACTTTTGCAGTTATGCTATTGTTTCCCTCACAACAATACTGTGAGGGAGGTaaagtattattattcccattttagagatgggtcCTTTTGTAACTGCCTATGCTTACACAGTTCATTAATGGAAGGGCTTGAACTTAAACTCTTTTATGGAGTCCTGGACTCTAGACCTGGGCACCAATCCTTAATATTACACCATGCTTTTTCCTGCCAGCAATAAAACCTGCTCCATCTAGTTTTAAACTCATGTCAGTTTCACTATATAGCAATCATCATAGCAGTTACCTACAAAGGGACAAACATATACTTGTCTATTTTATGGGTATATAACAGACCGAAACTATTAAGGTAccccaacaacagtcaagcttaCTTGTTTTCCCTCAGTCAAATGTTACTGGGATCCATAAAATGGACCCAGTGTGAGTATATCTTCATTTTCAGAGAACTGGTCCCAATTCCCATGTATGAATACTGTCTATTTTTGTCATTCTTTTCTTAATGAATACTCACTACAGAAGTATTCAGAATGATCACCATTCCTTTACAACTGTAAGACGCCAAAGCAAAAAGTATATTTTGCATGATTCCTTTCCTTCACAGAATACTCCTACATGACAatgttttttctaaaacaaaaccaGCCCAAACTAGTTATCAACACAGTCATTTTAAAAAGAGTCCTCCAAAACTTTAAATACCCTTTCACATGCTTTATTTCCTATGGGAGAACTGATGAGGAAAATTATCATAAATGTTTAAACTTTTaatcataaaatttaaatttccatttaaaaggaaagcatcaatattttaaaagattatatttcaaaatgctaTGTTACTGTTTTTCAGTAATTAAATCTTGTTATCCTCTCTACAAAATTCTTGACCAACTGCAATCTACATTTATTTCCTATTACATTGTCTTTCAATGTAAGCTCTTCAAATTAATCACCATATTTTTACCATAAAGCTGCACAAaagctttagaaaaaaatttcacaGAAGCATCGAAAGCAagcaatatatgtaaaatttttttttttactaaatcaGCATAACAGACTAAAGCTGCAGCATCTGCTTTCATGTTACatttggcaaaaacaaaacaaaaagcacccCCAAACccccaaaataacaaaaatctcaAGCAAGTAGAGATGATAAACTTCATTaacacaaaagaaaggttcaaaaccTGTTCCCTCAGTGATTGCTGTTGTCAATTTGGGCATGCAGCAAATTTGTTATAACCatgatggaaatgaaaatattttaagaatctaGACAGTATTCTATTTAACACTAATTCAAAAACCAAGAGGAAGGAAAATAACACAAGGGGACAccatacatacataaacatgaaaagttagcttacataattacataattagaaaagttaaataatttagtaaaaataaattccCAGTATAAACCCAAAAAAGCATAGCTATAAATGCAATCCAAAACAACCAATTAGTAAGCTGGTCATGTTTTTACTGGAAAACAACCTTTCTCATTTTTGTTCTTACACAAGCAAGTAACTGGAGAAGCAGGCCAGAGTGCATACGAGGATTTAAACATGGTTGTATCTGTGGTACTTTAGATGCAACTTTACCCTGTTCATTTGAAAGTTTAAATAGACCTGTCTGCTACACAGACTCGGATGGGCCAAATAAGTCATCTGATATGCTGCTGAATGGCTGAGAGTCTATTAGTTGGCTTATTTCATTATCAAGGTCTTCTTCTGTATCATCTGTGTACTTGCTTATTTTTTTGGAGTGCTGGTCTAAAGACAGACTTTCTAAAGTTTCTATATCTTCAATGCCTGCTCTGTAGTGAATCATAAGAAGTGTTAGAGCTTGTAGCCTTTCACCTGATTTAGCTAAGGCAGCAGAAAGAAGTGATTTTTTCCTTGTATCAgttgtctctttttcttctctaacaAGGGAATTATTGTGTTCCAACTCCTGATCAATTTCATTCTGTAGCTTATCCAACATGAACTCTAGTTTCTGGATCCTTTCCTCTGTAGGCAAGCCCCTGTACAGATCACGACCAATTTCTTTAACTGCAATGAAAACACTGTCATCCAGACCACCCTCTTTTCTCACTAACTTTATTCCTGTGCTGTTTCCCCGTTTAGAAGGACTGTTTGGACCACAGACCTCCGTGTCACTGCCTTCGTTGTCTGACGTGTTGGGTGTGTGTTTTGGTGAAGGTTCTACGAGATCGGTTCCTGGTTCAGAAAGGCGAGTTTTAGAGACTTGACGCAAATTTAATAAACGAGAACTAGTATTGATAATATGCCTTGTCAAACCTGTTGTTTTATTGACTGACTTGCTAGCTTCAGCATCAACACGAGGAGGCAGGCCTAAGAGGGTTTCCTGTCCTTCCAGCCTAAGGTTTTTCAGTGTCCTGTCTATTCGCCTATCAGTTGCTCCACAAACAGAAGTCTCAGCTAGACACTTTTCTTGACATTTTTTATGGCAAACATAAGCACAAAACATACACTGGGAAGCTGCTTTAGTCCAGACTTTTTTCTTACAGTAGTCACACCATGTTGGGTTCTGGAACTGAGTATCCTGAAAactgtgtttgttttctgttaaaCCCATCTGTCCAACAAATTGCTCCTCTTTAGGAAGAACAGAAACTTCTTCAACCAAATggggttctttttctttttctacgtTAGTAACTACATGGTGGTCTGATTCTccttctttcaaatatttgaagtgaATAGTAATGTCACCATAGCAAAATTTGTCATTGAATCCCTTTTGCATACTCAGATTGCGTAGTGCGGTTCTAGTGACTATAGCCTTAGGTGAGGGGGCTTCCAGTCTCAATTTGGAAAGGTATTCCGTGTTTGATGTAGCTAGGCATCCTAAAGCCACATCTTCAAGTTTTAAACTAACATGCCCCAAACAGATGAGACCTCCCAACTTAAAAGGATCCCTGCACCACAATGCAATGTTCAAGTACCTGTGACAGGCTTCTATGTCAAACAAACAGGATGCTCTGGTTCTTGTCCATTTTCCTAGCTTATTACGATAAAGAATTTCTGATGATTCCCATGTTTGACGGTCGTCCGAACTGTCCTTAGTAGGGCAGGAAGTTTCTGAAGTGACATCTTTGGCCACTTCTTGCTTTGCTAAAAATTGCTTAGATGCAGCTGCATCGTCTATGGGATCCACATTTTTTGCTTGCTTTTCAGCAGATTTATCTACAAGAGGAGGCGGCGCCACCTTCTCTGGCTTTTCAACGAGAACATCTGGTTCTGCCTGATTTGGAGCATCAGCGGAAGGCAAAGGAACTTTCACTTGTGGTCGTGGTGGCACAGGTGGTTTGAAAGCAGATCCTTGGGTTGGTTTTGACACTTGTGCTGGGTCTGTTATCTCTGAAGTTTTTAGGGGTGGAGGTTTATTTCCATCTTTGGACTGAATTTTTGGTGGTAGTGGGTGACTTCCTACAGCTAATTTACGGTTTAAAACTGGTGATATAGCTCCAAGGGGTTTAATAGAAAGTGTTGTTGGAACACGTTTGGGACTATGACTTAATGATTGTGCCTCATCTTTGAACTCATTTTGTGCTCTGACATCACTTGCCAAGTCTTCAAATTCAGAATCCAGCTCTCTACTTTCAGTATCTACTGTCAACCCGGCAGCTTCCTCTTCATAACCCGATTGGCATGAGCTTGACAAAAAGTTTTCTTCCAACTGGCCAAAGTTATCTTGCAGCACTGCACCTTGATTACTCTGGCCAACAGGCCTTTCATAGTACACCAGGACTCGGTCACCAGCCTGCTTGATAAGCTTCAACACTTGCAGTGTTGATGTGATTTTCACACCTGGTTTaagattttaaaagggaaaacatGTAAATTATTGCAATAGAAATTACtacatttgttaaatatatttaattaaatatatataattgccATTACCTCTGGTTATTTAACTAATAGAAGAATAATAGGAAAATctcaacaatattttatttggcttttggATGAATCAGTGTGCTAATTCTCAAACCCTGAATGTGCTGATATCCTGGAGATGTTTACCTTTTCAAACCAGATGATGACACAGGATTCCAAAAAGAGTGCCAGGACGCTAACTCCTAATTGCTTTCTATCTCTTCTTAGGTTAGATGACATCTCTCAGTTTGAACTGAA
This region of Gorilla gorilla gorilla isolate KB3781 chromosome 8, NHGRI_mGorGor1-v2.1_pri, whole genome shotgun sequence genomic DNA includes:
- the PDZD8 gene encoding PDZ domain-containing protein 8 isoform X2; the protein is MGLLLMILASAVLGSFLTLLAQFFLLYRRQPEPPADEAARAGEGFRYIKPVPGLLLREYLYGGGRDEEPSGAAPEGGATPTAVPETPAPPTRETCYFLNATILFLFRELRDTALTRRWVTKKIKVEFEELLQTRTAGRLLEGLSLRDVFLGETVPFIKTIRLVRPVVPSATGEPDGPEGEALPAACPEELAFEAEVEYNGGFHLAIDVDLVFGKSAYLFVKLSRVVGRLRLVFTRVPFTHWFFSFVEDPLIDFEVRSQFEGRPMPQLTSIIVNQLKKIIKRKHTLPNYKIRLLIFGSYDREANVHCTLELSSSVWEEKQRSSIKTVELIKGNLQSVGLTLRLVQSTDGYAGHVIIETVAPNSPAAIADLQRGDRLIAIGGVKITSTLQVLKLIKQAGDRVLVYYERPVGQSNQGAVLQDNFGQLEENFLSSSCQSGYEEEAAGLTVDTESRELDSEFEDLASDVRAQNEFKDEAQSLSHSPKRVPTTLSIKPLGAISPVLNRKLAVGSHPLPPKIQSKDGNKPPPLKTSEITDPAQVSKPTQGSAFKPPVPPRPQVKVPLPSADAPNQAEPDVLVEKPEKVAPPPLVDKSAEKQAKNVDPIDDAAASKQFLAKQEVAKDVTSETSCPTKDSSDDRQTWESSEILYRNKLGKWTRTRASCLFDIEACHRYLNIALWCRDPFKLGGLICLGHVSLKLEDVALGCLATSNTEYLSKLRLEAPSPKAIVTRTALRNLSMQKGFNDKFCYGDITIHFKYLKEGESDHHVVTNVEKEKEPHLVEEVSVLPKEEQFVGQMGLTENKHSFQDTQFQNPTWCDYCKKKVWTKAASQCMFCAYVCHKKCQEKCLAETSVCGATDRRIDRTLKNLRLEGQETLLGLPPRVDAEASKSVNKTTGLTRHIINTSSRLLNLRQVSKTRLSEPGTDLVEPSPKHTPNTSDNEGSDTEVCGPNSPSKRGNSTGIKLVRKEGGLDDSVFIAVKEIGRDLYRGLPTEERIQKLEFMLDKLQNEIDQELEHNNSLVREEKETTDTRKKSLLSAALAKSGERLQALTLLMIHYRAGIEDIETLESLSLDQHSKKISKYTDDTEEDLDNEISQLIDSQPFSSISDDLFGPSESV
- the PDZD8 gene encoding PDZ domain-containing protein 8 isoform X1, which translates into the protein MGLLLMILASAVLGSFLTLLAQFFLLYRRQPEPPADEAARAGEGFRYIKPVPGLLLREYLYGGGRDEEPSGAAPEGGATPTAVPETPAPPTRETCYFLNATILFLFRELRDTALTRRWVTKKIKVEFEELLQTRTAGRLLEGLSLRDVFLGETVPFIKTIRLVRPVVPSATGEPDGPEGEALPAACPEELAFEAEVEYNGGFHLAIDVDLVFGKSAYLFVKLSRVVGRLRLVFTRVPFTHWFFSFVEDPLIDFEVRSQFEGRPMPQLTSIIVNQLKKIIKRKHTLPNYKIRFKPFFPYQTLQGFEEDEEHIHIQQWALTEGRLKVTLLECSRLLIFGSYDREANVHCTLELSSSVWEEKQRSSIKTVELIKGNLQSVGLTLRLVQSTDGYAGHVIIETVAPNSPAAIADLQRGDRLIAIGGVKITSTLQVLKLIKQAGDRVLVYYERPVGQSNQGAVLQDNFGQLEENFLSSSCQSGYEEEAAGLTVDTESRELDSEFEDLASDVRAQNEFKDEAQSLSHSPKRVPTTLSIKPLGAISPVLNRKLAVGSHPLPPKIQSKDGNKPPPLKTSEITDPAQVSKPTQGSAFKPPVPPRPQVKVPLPSADAPNQAEPDVLVEKPEKVAPPPLVDKSAEKQAKNVDPIDDAAASKQFLAKQEVAKDVTSETSCPTKDSSDDRQTWESSEILYRNKLGKWTRTRASCLFDIEACHRYLNIALWCRDPFKLGGLICLGHVSLKLEDVALGCLATSNTEYLSKLRLEAPSPKAIVTRTALRNLSMQKGFNDKFCYGDITIHFKYLKEGESDHHVVTNVEKEKEPHLVEEVSVLPKEEQFVGQMGLTENKHSFQDTQFQNPTWCDYCKKKVWTKAASQCMFCAYVCHKKCQEKCLAETSVCGATDRRIDRTLKNLRLEGQETLLGLPPRVDAEASKSVNKTTGLTRHIINTSSRLLNLRQVSKTRLSEPGTDLVEPSPKHTPNTSDNEGSDTEVCGPNSPSKRGNSTGIKLVRKEGGLDDSVFIAVKEIGRDLYRGLPTEERIQKLEFMLDKLQNEIDQELEHNNSLVREEKETTDTRKKSLLSAALAKSGERLQALTLLMIHYRAGIEDIETLESLSLDQHSKKISKYTDDTEEDLDNEISQLIDSQPFSSISDDLFGPSESV